The Solea senegalensis isolate Sse05_10M linkage group LG11, IFAPA_SoseM_1, whole genome shotgun sequence genomic interval gcattttaaaaatgcaataaaaactgtCATTTGTTAAATCAGTTGAATCCTATTTAAACAGATTAAAGTACACAGCCAAGGTTATCAGTGTCTTCACGGACAAACCTTATTCTATTTTGCTGCAGCATCCTCTCCTGACCTTGCAGGATGCCCCCAGGTGTAGTCTCAGcggtcttcctcctcctcaccacaTCATGTGCACATGCAGTGGGTCCGTCATGTCTCTGTTCAGTCCAGAATGCGTCTCTGCAAGTGAACTGCAGCTCGCTGAACCTCGTGGAAGTGCCTCATCTGTCCTCCGGCGCCACCGAGCTCCACATCCAGGACAATCGTCTCACCTCGGTGTCCCCGGGCCTGTTCGAGAGACTGGTCAGTCTTAAAAGGGTCTCCCTTCATGGGAACCCCTTCCACTGTGACTGCGGGATCCAGTACCTGAGGAACTGGCTGCTGAAGAACAGAGAGATGGTGCTGAAGGAGCCCACCTGTGCCAGCCCGAGCTCTGTGGCCCAGAGAGCCATCGCTGACCTCACAGACGACCACTTCACCTCATGCGTCGTGGCGAGCTGCACCGGCGCCACTTACAACACTGTGATGGCGGCGATGCTGTGCTGCGTCATCGTGCTGCTTCTGTGGAGCTTGAAACTGGCCAAAATGTCCACCTTCACCCTGTCCATAGAGAAGAGACACACTGGGATTGAGGCCGGCTCTTTGCAGTCACTGAAGCCGAGGTACCGGAGGAGGCTGAACACGGTGCAGTCTGAAGCCAGTGTGGACCTGGACATCAATGGTGCGGAGGACCTGGAAAGGCCACTTGCACTCAACATGGAGTTACTGCCTCAAGTTATTGATGTGTTGCATAGGAAGCACAATATAAAGATAAAGGCTACCTAATGGACTAGACCTTGCTGTCTGGTGCAGGGACTAGGTTTTAATAAAACATCGCAGGT includes:
- the gp9 gene encoding glycoprotein IX (platelet) — protein: MPPGVVSAVFLLLTTSCAHAVGPSCLCSVQNASLQVNCSSLNLVEVPHLSSGATELHIQDNRLTSVSPGLFERLVSLKRVSLHGNPFHCDCGIQYLRNWLLKNREMVLKEPTCASPSSVAQRAIADLTDDHFTSCVVASCTGATYNTVMAAMLCCVIVLLLWSLKLAKMSTFTLSIEKRHTGIEAGSLQSLKPRYRRRLNTVQSEASVDLDINGAEDLERPLALNMELLPQVIDVLHRKHNIKIKAT